In Oncorhynchus masou masou isolate Uvic2021 chromosome 31, UVic_Omas_1.1, whole genome shotgun sequence, the sequence TATGATTTTTCTTGTTTTCCAGTTTGTAAGAGCTGTATCATCCAGCACTTTGAAGACAGTAATGACTGTCCCAAATGTGGCATTCAAGTCCATGAAACCAACCCTCTAGAGATGCTAAGGTATGACATATACAAACATAGTTCTCCACTAGCTTTGACCATCCCTGACAGacaacactcttagaaaaaaagctGCTATCTAGAACAAAAGAAGGTTCTTCGGTTGTCCCCATCGGCaagccctttgaagaaccctttttgtttccaggtagaacttTTTGGGTCCCCTGTAGAACCCTTATCGCAGAGGCTTCTACATAGAaactaaaagggttctacctggaaccaaaaagtgttctcctatggggacagccgaagaacccttttgaaacTATTTTTCTAAGTGAAGCTAACAACAAACACTTGGCCTTCACTTTGCTTTGAATACTGCAAGTACACTGTCAGCACAAACCACAGCCTCCTCTTTCTCTTACCCGTGTCACGTCATCTTCACTGGTCCTCTCTCTTCTCAGGTTGGACAATACTCTTGAGGAAATAATTTTCAAGCTTGTACCTGGATTACGAGACAGTGAGTTCTTGTCATCTAGGAAAAAGCAGACATATTTCTAAATGATCTATCAGTCAATACTTTCAATCAGTCTTTAGAGGAGACTTGTCATTAGATGTTTTGAGACTCGTGAAAGTACCCTGTACTTCTTCTGTATTCTTTGACTGTGTGTTGACCAGAAGAGGAACAGCAGGAGATTGATTTCTGGAGGAAGAATAAATCCAAAGAAAATGGACAAGGTACAGAATAAATCTCCGTAACTAAGTCACTCTCACAAATTGTACTGTGTTACTTATTACATTTTATAGTATGTCACTACACATGAATAGAGTAAAGCACTGATATTGGACAACCTTTTTCAGCCAGGCTTGCTAGTATTATCTCCTAAAATCACATGTGCTCTGCTATCCCACAGAAGACTGCCTTGGGTCTAGGCTTGGGCTCAGTGAtgatgaggatggtgatgaaTATGGTCAGGATTATCACAGGAGTGACCCCCAGATAGCCATCTGCCTGGACTGTCTCCACAACAATGGACATGCTGCAGACGAcacagtgaaggtgtgtgtgtgtgtgtagcagtttCATGCCCATAGGAAACAACAGGGGcacgtgccccctcagatttgtcctgtttaAAAATAATAAATCTACAAACAcatatgtttgttgttgtttctctgtaatgcTACTAGCCAgctagcaattttatgaagttgtCTTTAGCCAGCCCAaataggttcccaatctcccaacctcataactagctaccaagaagccTTTTTAGGATagcaatcaagttagagtagctagcttgtctatctatcttagctggcatgcctgctggcaaggttcatagactttagaaaagcaagcaattgCTAAATGTACTGAATACGACTCACATTTAATTTCaatcttctttaaaaaaaatcagagatgcagagaagcatatttagttGCTTTAGaaaaagaaccaccagtcaggagaGTACAGACAGCTATGcagaaaaataaacatatttttgacatagaattaagcataatgattatggctctagattgcaggaaaaagctgtttTGGGTGTTTAAAAAATgctaaattctacaacccctCACATATTTTGTGACCACTCAGATTTTTTGGATATGTGTGTTTGAACTTTTTTCTCTTCCGATGGGAGTGTTCTGTGTGAGTGTTTCTTTCAACATGCTCAGGGCCAGTTTAGGTATTCTTTGCTTGTACTCTGTGTGCTATATGaatgtacagtaaacatactCATGTTTACCCCAGTGTTTAATGAAGAAGTTCCTTCGCTGCTCTAGTCGAGTCACGGTGGGAACCATCAAGAAGTTTCTCAGTCTAAAGTTAAAGCTTTCAAGCTCTTGTGAGGTAAgattactactgttattattttaTAATGTACATAACTTGACTTTATATTATACTGCTGATGGGTATAGAAAATGTCTAACGTGCCTTGGTATACGGGCGAGCGAGCACGTGTTTAtcggtctctctctttgtctctctgtgtgtgtctgtcctctctcgctAGCTGGATGTGCTGTGTAACGGGGAGATCATGGGTAAGGACCACACTCTGGAGTTCATCTACATGACCCGCTGGAGGCTGCACGGTGACAACGTGAGTCTCTCTGTCCTGTTTCTGTCCTTTCCTCCACACTTCCCCTGTCTCATCCGGTTCTTAGATATCATGTTCTCTCTGGCATGCCCAGAAATCTTCCATACCCGCCCTAATAGCCAATACACCTTAGATCACGTCTTGTCAAACATTCCGCGAGGGGTTCCAATCCGGCCCATGGGTGGTTTgagtaaatttgatttgattttgggcGGGAACGAACGAACTCgatacacttaaaaaaaaaaaattgacctACATTCATACACTTTCTTGTCTGTCCAGCTCGCTAATAATCACCCaaatgaaagctagacagtcagagCATAGACAATTCCAGAAAAGATGGATAGAGGACTATTTCTGCCAAATGTTGATGGTGAGGAAATATACCACAGTTTCTATGCGGTCCACTGGACCTTGTTGAAGACAGAATGCCTGTCCCTGCCCTCCGACCAGCTGTCTTTACTTTAGCAGTTCAGCTTTAGTAGTTCCGTCTTCTTGCCCAACTGTCACTAGTACCACAGTCAGGCATTAGACCTATTAAAGGGGCTGAGTATTAAGCCTTGTCATGTTGCAACATCCTGAACAACTCGCTCATGTTAAACAGAACCAAGTGGATGGAATGAAGCATTGAAAGTTGAATGATATTGTGCTCATCAGCCtgtgaaaaataaataaagattACCTTAAACTACGTCTCCCCCtcaaaaagagaggggggggacttTTTACCCATTATACCAGACTCAGACCCTGACCTTGTGCCACACCAAACTAGGCCAGAGTAAGCCTAGTAGAATACAACAATAgagatatgagtgtgtgtgtgtgtagcattaCAAATAaatctagacagtgttttatagaTGGATATCCAGCAAACCCCTAGATATCATCAGTAGCAGTAAAGTTTGGACTGACTGCAGATAATTAATTGAGACATCCCAAAAGCATAACTTAATGCCTTGGAGCTCTGCTACCTGGCCATGACATTATACATTAGGCTAGGGCTGGGTAGGGCCTGTTTTTTTCAATAACTAGGGTACGAGCCAGGCTTGGGTATCATTTTATAGAATGATTAAATTGATCACTAACATTTTGAAGCGGAGCCATTTACTCCCTTCTGCGCTGCTGCTCAGTGTCTCTACAGTCATATCTTACTGTCATAACATGGTGTTAGAAGTGCTTCAACCTCGTCAAATATTAGACCAGAACATTGTCAAATATTAGACCAGAACATTTTTATAAAATAAGACCAGAACATCATCCAGGTCGACAGGAGAGATTACTTCACAGAAAATAATAATAGTGAGTTTTGTCACAGTTTAGAATGATTAAAGAGTAGCTAGTTAACAGCTCTCTCAACATCCAAGCGTAGATGTTTCTATGGATACTCACACACGCAGAGAGCGCATGGAGCAGATGCagagcagggacaggtagagaTGAGCAGCTAACATAGAATGTTATTTCAGGTTTGGGCCAGGCCTTAAATTTTGCAGATTTAAATTGGGCCCGGGTAGGGCCTTAATGTCGCCGGCATGTCGCAGGGTTTAGTCTTAAATGTCATGCCTGTGCAGGGCTCTAATCTGAATGtccaatactgccccctgtcttcTTTCAGCTGTCAGCCATAGGGATCTGGGATGGTTCACAGGATAGTATGTTCTCCTTAAAACACCATGCATGAAAACTTTGGCTTGAAGTCAGTTGAATGGGGCAATTCTGTCTCAATGCATCCATTCCTGTGAAATATGGGCCATTTGAGATGGAATAGCAAAGCTCATTAGTTAAATACACTCGTCAGAACGTGCCAGCATCTACTAGGCTATTTACTTTGCAAGTTGTCGTTGTATAAACTTCCAGGAAACTGAGAATAAACAGCACTGTCTTTCTACACTCTCCTCAGACATATCCCATGGTCCTGGAGTACAGGCCACGAATAGACTTTGGCTGAACAAAGCCCTTGAGAAGCCTTCATCGACAAATAAAAGCAATGACTGGATGTGCATCAAACTGaggccagggactcaaatccttcCCAACATTTTGAACTTCTGTTTAATTTGGTTGTGTCCTTCGTTGTTGAACATTCCGTGCTTGTGGCCAAAGTGATCTTCAAGACGAGTAACTAGCGAGACAAGCTTAGCTGAAATATAGATGTATGAATGTATCCAAATGGTATTTATTAGCAGGTACTCGGGTATCCTGGTAACTCAGCCAATGATTGACCTGCATCTACATGATGAATACAAGTTGGTGTGTACAGAAAAGGAAATGGAAAGAGTAATAGGGCGGAGTCAAGCAACTCCAAGGCCTTCCAACGGATGCCTGACTGTTACaacaattttttttatatatattttttactttaagCCATTTTTTGTCTTTATAAAATGCACATAACATATCCACAGATTTGCCCACAATCAATCAATTGACTGAGCACCTTAATGTTGCCAAAAGGTTTCAGAGTCTAAACCGAAGCTCATTTGTCTTCATTCTGTCCCATGCTCAGTTATTATAACCGGTCTGACATGTTGCTGAAATCAACAAACACTCTCTGGCAGAGGCTTGGGAGCCTGCGTGATGGAAGAGAAACGTTCAGCCTCTttttaacacacaaacacacacacacacacacacacacacacactcaacccaaACTGCAGTGTGATTGCCCTGGCTCCTGCCAATCTCAGACCTGCACTAATAGCTTTTTTTGGCACCAGTCAGAGTGACCAGGTATTACATTTTAGTTTTTCAGATAAATCTTAGTATCTCTCTAGCCTAAAAATATACAGTCTTACATGTTTTGAAGGGAAACCAATGGTGTGTACATTTCATATTGTTACTAGACCTTTGAGCTATAAATGTGTTTTTTGAAGTACATGACATTACAACATGGTAGTACGAGATATGACTTATGCCAATTATGGATCTTTGATCACAGAATAGTATTGGGCACTGTAAGAACTGGTTGGCATAAGGCTTATTGTATTAGCGTtgaggtgtagtgtactgaagcTGACTCTCACAGTGATTCGGTATAGAGAGTATACAGTGTCTGCTTCATTACCCAGTCATCTCAAGTTTAGCCTTTTAAACTGTAATCTATGTTGATGTGGTTTATATGTGAAAACCATTGAGGTGTGTTTCTTGCAGTGAAGCCAACCTGTCCTTGTGCTGACAaggatttattttgtatttttttcaagACAGAAAAGGAAACGTACATATTATTATGGTTAAAGTTTAATGCTGCTTAGAGTAATAtattatatttttaaatgtatccATGCCTGAGAATCATTCTTGAGATATTAGAGCTGTAGAAATATTGTTCATAACTCTACTTGATTTATAATAATTATTCATGAAtaaattaaatgtttttattttacttaCTGTCTATTGACTTGACTGCCATTGAGACCGTTTTGGTTTGCTTGGGCTTTAGGCCTCTAAGTCAGGAGTCAGGACGAAGGCCTAAAGCTTTAACCAATACTCCTTTTTGTCAAATTAGCAACTTTTTTTTTCTAGCTCGTATTCTGTTTGCGCCTATGAACTTTGTTTTATAGGTTCATTACAAAGTGATCCTGCCTCCTGCCCAAACTGGTCGGACCAGTTGTAACGATGATGAATTCCCTGATATGTTTATCTGACTGGACAGGCAGGAGGAAAAGTGTTTCTAGATGTGAAAAGCGGTCAATATGTGAAATACATCTGCCCAACTTCAACTGGAGAGAAAAACAGGGTAGGAATGCACACACAgatgcttctctctctttgtttgtcCTTTATGCTTATCTGGGAGCTTTTTAAGGTCAGATACTGTATACATGTATGTAGGCCAGAGTTCCCTACAGGCTTCATGTACGTACATTCACTCACTCATACCAGCATTTGGGTCTGACGGATTTAGGGCACATTGACTGTAAGATGTCTCAAGAGTCCTGTATAGAGGGTTTTCAATCTCTTTTGTAACTTTGTTTTTATTTTGGTGTTACGAAACTAAAAAGTGACCTTTAATATATTAAACATAATTGTTCTCATGAGTTCTGTGATTTTAACTGACAACCTGATGACATCTGAGCTCATCATTTGGATGAAAAATAGAGTGATGCTGTGAAGTCCTGTGCTTCGAGGGGTCTATGATATTTTTATACTGTTTGCAGCAGACTGACTGGCTCCCAAAGTTCACATGGGGCTCTGGAGAGTTGGTACATTTTAGGGAAGGAGTTTCGTGGGGCTTATGTACTGAGTAAACACTGACAGATGCAACAATATCCCTTCTGTCTCAGGATGTTCCGTCTCtcactgtcacggctttcgtctggtgaaggaggagcggaccaaaatgcagcgtggttgttattcattttattttaataaggaaactatacacgattaaactaacaaaataacaaacgtgcgaaaaccgaaaacagccctatctggtgcaaaacacagagacaggaacaaacacacagtgaaacccatgctacctaaatatggttcccaatgactaacacctgcctctgaatgagaagcatatcaggccagacatagaaatagacaaacaagacatccaacatagaatgcccactcagatcacaccctgaccaaccaaaacatagaaacatacaaagtaaactatggccagggcttGACACTCACAAACACGCATCATGACATGAAACGCGAACTCTCATTATAGTTCttcattttgtttttttgcagAGCTGTTGATATTGATCATGTTAACATGAAGGGAAATTATTGTATTTGAGAACAATACATTCACACTCTTTCATCTGTTGCTATATTGTGTAATAACAGGTGAGAGAAGAAACTTGCAGGTATTTTGGTGGGTCAACAGTTTGAGAATGATTAAATATCAGAATGAGTCGTTGAATACGCCTGTCACTAAAACTGTTGGAGTAGCACAGAGGGGCAAATTAGTACCCGCCACTTTAAGGAGGCTTAGTTATAATTTGACTGGTATGGAGGGTTGGACAGGGGCTGGATATCTAGTTGGGTTGCCTTGTTGTTATCCTGGCTGCTCACACAACTTCTTATTGAGTGGATTGCTCTGTGTTGCATCATCCTCCCCGTCTGCTGCTTCATTCTTTTGTCAGACCGattgtgggctgtgtgtgtaaaGGTAATATACAGTATTAGCCAAAACAGAGATTTTGTGTTActaagtgggattaaaatgtatttaattttgttttgtcattgatcaaatactccataatgtcaaagtgaaaataaAATTCTACAAATGTTTAAATATTGACAAAACAAAAATACataactaaaatatagttgttttgcaaaagtattcacaaGTTACATGGACTTATATGGAAATAATAGGGAttgacatgattttgaaatgacTACCCCTTCCgctgtcccccatacatacacCATCTGTAAGGTCTCTGTCAAGTATTGCACAGATTCAacgacaaagaccagggagctttttgaaagcctcataaagaagggcaaTGATTGGTAGATgcgtaacaataacaaatcagacattgaatatctctttaagcataGTAATGTTAAACTTTTTGGCCTAAATTTAAAGCCCAATGTtaggggaaaatccaacacatcactgagtaactgcctccttattttccagcatggtggtggatgcatcatgttatgggtatgcttgacattggcaaagactggggagtttttcaggatacaaagaaacggaatggagctaagcacaggcagaaTCCTAGATGAACACTtacttcagtctgctttacaccagacaccagagaggaattcacctttcagcagactATAACCTGTAACAAAAGGCCACCTTTTGTTGCGCACGAAGAAGACAGTGTATGTTTCTGAgaggccaagttacagttttgacttacatatgcttgaaaatatatggcaagacatgaaaattgCTGTCTAGCCATGACCCCCAAAACTCTTGACAGAGGTTgaggaataaaaaataaaaaagaatgggcaattttttattttatttttaatttcacctttatttaaccgggtaggctagttgggaacaagttctcatttacaactgcgacctggccaagataaagcatagcagtgtgaacagacaacacagagttacacatggagtaaacaataagtcaataacacagtagaaaaataaaaaaagagtctatatacattgtgtgcaaaaggcatgaggaggtaggcgaataattacaatttagcagattaacactggagtgaaatgatcaaatggtcatgtgcaggttgaaatactggtgtgcaaaagagcagaaaagtaaataaataaaaacagtatggggatgaggtaggtcaattgggtgggctatttaccgatggactatgtacagctgcagtgatcggtttgCTGCTCAGATAgtagatgtttaaagttggtgagggagataaaagtctcaaacttcagcgatttttgcaattcattccagtcacaggcagcagagaactggaaggaaaggcggacaaattaggtgttggctttagggatggtcagtgagatacacctgctggaccgcgtgctacgggtgggtgttgccatcgtgaccagtgaactgagataaggaggagctttacctagcatggacttgtagatgacctggagccagtgagtctggcgacgaatatgtagcgaggaccagccgactagagcatacatgtcgcagtagtgggtggtataaggtgctttagtaacaaaacagatggcactgtgagtagagtattggaagctattttgcagatgacatcgccgaagtcgaggatcggtaggatagtcagttttactagggtaagtttggcggcgtgagtgaaggaggctttgttgcggaatagaaagccgactctagatattattttagattggagatgtttgatatgagtctggaaggagagtttacagtctagccagacacctaggtacttatagatgtccataTATTCTAGGTCGGCACCATcctgggtggtgatgctagtcgggcatgcggatgcaggcagcgaatggttgaaaagcatgcatttggttttactagcgtttaagagcagttggaggccacggaaggagtgttgtatggcattgaagcttgtttggaggttagatagcacagtgtccaaggaagggccagaagtatacagaatggtgtcgtctgcgtagaggtggatcagggaatcgcccgcagcaagagcaacatcattgatatatacagataaaagagtcggcccgagaattgaaccctgtggcacccccatagagactgccagaggaccggacagcatgccctctgatttgacacactgagctctgtctgcaaagtagttggtgaaccaggcaaggcagtcattagaaaaaccgaggctactgagtctgccgataagaatatggtgattgacagtcgaaagtcttggccaggtcgatgaagacggctgcacagtactgtcctttatcgatagcggttatgatatcgtttagtaccttgaacg encodes:
- the LOC135523521 gene encoding polycomb group RING finger protein 5-B-like; this encodes MATQRTPLVKDFNHFITCYLCRGYLIKPTTVTECLHTFCKSCIIQHFEDSNDCPKCGIQVHETNPLEMLRLDNTLEEIIFKLVPGLRDKEEQQEIDFWRKNKSKENGQEDCLGSRLGLSDDEDGDEYGQDYHRSDPQIAICLDCLHNNGHAADDTVKCLMKKFLRCSSRVTVGTIKKFLSLKLKLSSSCELDVLCNGEIMGKDHTLEFIYMTRWRLHGDNTYPMVLEYRPRIDFG